A genomic segment from Caldilineales bacterium encodes:
- a CDS encoding class I SAM-dependent methyltransferase: MKLDELQANWDKFGATDPLWGILAWPDKSENRWQIDEFFATGVAEIDGVLAYVEGLGLPLRRGAALDFGCGVGRLSQALAGRFQTVVGVDISPAMIELAGRYNRFPDRCHYRLNARDDLSLFEGGRFDFIYSNITLQHMQPRYSRAYMAEFLRLLAPGGVLVFQIPSRGKRWQQNVLQPLKPTRLFRFYQRLRYGDRPIMSMYGTEKTRVLAWLGQHRGRVVDVQPDDSADSQWYSFRYCVVKEPDAPALQDLKGR, from the coding sequence ATGAAGCTCGACGAACTGCAAGCAAACTGGGATAAGTTCGGCGCCACCGACCCGTTGTGGGGCATCCTGGCCTGGCCCGACAAGAGCGAGAACCGTTGGCAGATCGATGAGTTCTTCGCCACGGGCGTGGCCGAGATCGACGGCGTGCTGGCCTATGTCGAGGGCCTGGGCCTGCCCTTGCGCCGGGGCGCGGCCCTGGATTTTGGCTGCGGCGTCGGCCGGCTGAGCCAGGCTCTGGCCGGCCGTTTCCAGACGGTGGTCGGGGTGGACATCAGCCCGGCCATGATCGAGCTGGCCGGGCGCTACAATCGCTTCCCCGACCGCTGCCACTACCGGCTCAACGCCCGCGACGATCTGAGCCTGTTCGAGGGGGGCCGTTTCGATTTCATCTACTCGAACATCACCCTCCAACACATGCAGCCTCGCTACAGCCGCGCCTACATGGCCGAGTTCCTTCGCCTCTTGGCCCCCGGCGGCGTGCTCGTGTTTCAGATCCCCAGCCGGGGCAAGCGCTGGCAGCAGAACGTCTTGCAGCCGCTCAAGCCCACGCGCCTCTTCCGTTTCTACCAGCGCCTGCGCTACGGCGATCGCCCGATCATGTCGATGTACGGCACCGAGAAGACGCGGGTTCTAGCCTGGTTGGGCCAGCACCGCGGCCGGGTGGTGGATGTGCAGCCGGACGACAGCGCCGACAGCCAGTGGTATAGTTTCCGCTATTGCGTCGTCAAAGAGCCAGACGCTCCAGCTCTTCAAGACCTCAAGGGTCGATAA
- a CDS encoding response regulator: MSQPTSPKRRRIIICDDESIIRRDLREMLTNQDYLVVGEAAEGQAAVEMARKLRPDLVIMDIRFEGENFDGIDAARMLTEEGIAPVLLLSAYSQRDLVERARNAGVVGYLVKPFTEADLPPAIETALARFEEFDSVRKQAADLKDALETRKLVDRAKGLLMDMRGMSEAEAFRRIQKLSMNYRKPMREVAEAIILAQQINAGE; the protein is encoded by the coding sequence ACGACGACGAATCATTATTTGCGACGACGAATCGATCATCCGCCGCGATTTGCGCGAGATGCTGACCAACCAGGACTATCTGGTGGTAGGCGAGGCCGCCGAGGGCCAGGCGGCGGTGGAGATGGCCCGCAAACTCAGGCCCGACCTGGTGATCATGGATATCCGCTTCGAGGGCGAGAACTTCGACGGCATCGACGCCGCCCGGATGCTGACCGAAGAAGGCATCGCCCCGGTGCTGCTGCTCAGCGCCTATAGCCAGCGCGACCTGGTGGAACGGGCGCGCAACGCCGGCGTGGTCGGCTATCTGGTCAAGCCTTTCACCGAGGCCGACCTGCCGCCCGCCATCGAGACGGCGTTGGCGCGCTTCGAGGAGTTCGATTCGGTGCGAAAGCAGGCCGCCGACCTCAAAGACGCCCTGGAAACGCGCAAGCTGGTGGATCGGGCCAAGGGGCTGCTGATGGACATGCGCGGCATGTCCGAGGCTGAGGCCTTCCGCCGCATCCAGAAGCTGTCGATGAACTATCGCAAGCCCATGCGCGAAGTGGCCGAAGCCATCATCCTCGCCCAGCAGATCAACGCCGGCGAATGA